Genomic segment of Avibacterium volantium:
CGGCAATTGATGTTGCAACAAACGGAAACGTTCACGGCACAAACGCTTAATGCGATTACGATCGTGGGCGCGTTTTAAATGCTTTTTTGCTACCGCTAAACCTAAACGTGGAACAGATTCCTGATTAGGACGGGCTAGAATGGTAATTTCGGGGGAACTCGCGCGTTGCGGATCTTGGAAAACGTATTTGAATTGAGCGGGAGTTAGCAGACGTAACTCCCTAGAAAAGCTTAGCTTAATCACAGCGAAAGGCTGGATTATGCAGATAAACTTTTACGACCTTTAGCACGACGACGA
This window contains:
- the rnpA gene encoding ribonuclease P protein component encodes the protein MIKLSFSRELRLLTPAQFKYVFQDPQRASSPEITILARPNQESVPRLGLAVAKKHLKRAHDRNRIKRLCRERFRLLQHQLPHYDFVIVVKQGIGRLDNQQIFNSLDKLWQRHIRLARKS